Proteins from a single region of Chryseobacterium sp. W4I1:
- the gcvH gene encoding glycine cleavage system protein GcvH encodes MNTPSELKYTKDHEWIKIEGNVATIGITDFAQGELGDIVYVDVDTLDDDLEGGAVFGSVEAVKTVSDLFLPIAGKVIEFNSELEAQPELLNTDPYGNGWIIKLELAEGADHSELLTAEEYQAIIG; translated from the coding sequence ATGAATACACCATCAGAATTAAAGTACACTAAAGATCACGAATGGATCAAGATTGAAGGTAATGTAGCTACAATCGGTATTACAGACTTCGCCCAGGGAGAACTTGGCGATATCGTTTATGTAGATGTAGATACATTAGATGATGATCTTGAAGGAGGAGCGGTTTTCGGAAGTGTAGAAGCGGTGAAAACAGTTTCAGATTTATTCTTACCTATTGCAGGAAAAGTTATTGAATTTAATTCAGAATTGGAAGCTCAGCCTGAGCTGTTAAATACTGACCCTTACGGAAACGGATGGATCATTAAATTAGAGCTTGCTGAAGGTGCAGATCATTCAGAGCTGCTTACTGCAGAAGAATACCAGGCTATCATTGGATAA
- a CDS encoding VanZ family protein codes for MLLKPGEENQEYWFMFNGIDKVLHLSIFAMLGFCFIATFPKIKFSYFFQIILIYAFLTEILQEEMGLGRSMESLDIVADTIGCLVGYYIYKGLIKRFF; via the coding sequence ATGCTCCTCAAGCCGGGAGAAGAGAACCAGGAATATTGGTTTATGTTCAATGGCATTGATAAAGTTTTACATTTGAGCATATTTGCAATGCTGGGATTTTGCTTCATTGCCACCTTTCCCAAAATTAAATTTTCATACTTCTTTCAGATTATCCTTATATATGCATTCCTTACTGAAATCCTTCAGGAAGAAATGGGATTAGGAAGATCCATGGAATCCTTAGATATTGTAGCAGATACTATAGGTTGTTTAGTGGGCTACTATATATATAAAGGATTAATAAAGCGCTTTTTTTAA